One window of the Salvia miltiorrhiza cultivar Shanhuang (shh) chromosome 6, IMPLAD_Smil_shh, whole genome shotgun sequence genome contains the following:
- the LOC130990297 gene encoding mitogen-activated protein kinase 9-like isoform X1: MGGGTFVDGVRRWFQRRPNTTSNISNNELQPHAVLTERALSIVDDFDISGLKLIKVPKRLDFPFSNPAMDSHKKSNLETEFFTEYGEASRYQVQEVIGKGSYGVVGSAIDTHTGERVAIKKINDVFEHVSDATRILREIKLLRLLRHPDIVEIKHIMLPPSRREFRDIYVVFELMESDLHQVIKANDDLTPEHYQFFLYQLLRGLKYTHSANVFHRDLKPKNILANADCKLKICDFGLARVSFNDAPSAIFWTDYVATRWYRAPELCGSFFSKYTPAIDIWSIGCIFAEMLTGRPLFPGKNVVHQLDLMTDLLGTPPPESIARIRNEKARRYLSSMRKKQPVPFSQKFPNSDPLALRLLERLLAFDPKDRPTAEEALSDPYFHGLSNGDREPSTVPISKLEFEFERRKLTKDDVRELIYREILEYHPHMLEEYLRGGEQTSGFMYPSGVDRFKRQFAHLEEHYGKGEKSTPLQRQHASLPRERVPAPKDEVEDNDFEKRTAASVATTLDSPPGDDGMNTNTQNGHKGNYSARSLLKSASISASKCIGVKEKRNTEEEPIEENNEEIDVLSEKIAALHA, from the exons ATGGGGGGAGGCACATTCGTGGACGGAGTTCGTCGCTGGTTCCAACGCCGCCCAAACACCACTTCCAATATTAGTAACAATGAGCTACAGCCGCATGCAGTTTTGACGGAACGCGCCCTTTCCATTGTTGACGACTTTGATATTTCGGGCCTCAAGTTGATTAAAGTCCCCAAGCGCCTCGATTTCCCATTTTCAAACCCCGCTATGGATTCCCACAAAaag AGTAATCTGGAAACCGAATTCTTCACAGAGTATGGGGAGGCAAGTAGGTATCAGGTCCAAGAAGTTATAGGCAAAGGTAGTTATGGCGTTGTAGGTTCTGCAATTGATACTCATACTGGAGAAAGAGTTGCAATAAAAAAGATCAATGATGTCTTTGAGCATGTTTCTGATGCCACGCGAATCCTCAGAGAAATCAAGCTTCTTCGCCTGCTTCGCCATCCTGATATTGTTGAAATCAAGCACATAATGCTTCCTCCTTCTCGGAGAGAATTCCGGGATATCTATGTTGTTTTTGAATTGATGGAGTCTGATCTTCACCAAGTGATTAAAGCGAATGATGACCTAACACCGGAACATTATCAATTTTTCCTCTACCAGCTCCTGCGCGGCTTGAAATACACCCACTCAG CAAATGTGTTCCACCGGGATTTAAAGCCAAAGAACATACTTGCTAATGCTGACTGTAAGTTGAAGATTTGTGATTTTGGTCTGGCACGTGTGTCATTTAATGATGCCCCATCAGCAATATTTTGGACT GATTATGTTGCAACTCGATGGTATCGTGCTCCTGAGTTATGCGGTTCCTTTTTCTCTAAA TATACTCCTGCTATTGATATTTGGAGTATTGGATGCATATTTGCTGAGATGCTCACTGGAAGACCGTTATTCCCCGGGAAAAATGTGGTGCATCAGTTAGACTTAATGACAGATTTGCTTGGAACTCCACCTCCTGAATCTATTGCAAGG ATCAGGAATGAAAAGGCTAGGAGATATCTCAGCAGTATGCGGAAGAAACAACCTGTTCCATTTTCTCAGAAATTCCCCAATTCTGATCCTTTGGCTCTTCGCTTGCTAGAAAGGCTTCTGGCGTTTGATCCTAAAGATAGACCGACTGCTGAAGAA GCGTTGTCTGATCCCTACTTTCATGGGTTGTCAAACGGAGACCGTGAACCATCAACTGTACCTATATCAAAGCTCGAGTTCGAATTCGAGAGGAGGAAACTGACTAAAGATGATGTTAGGGAGCTGATTTATAGAGAG ATTTTGGAGTATCATCCTCATATGCTTGAGGAGTATCTTCGAGGTGGAGAGCAGACTAGTGGCTTCATGTACCCAAG TGGCGTTGATCGGTTCAAGAGACAGTTTGCTCATCTTGAAGAGCACTATGGTAAAGGTGAAAAAAGCACTCCTCTACAGAGACAGCACGCTTCATTGCCTAG AGAGCGCGTCCCTGCACCGAAAGATGAAGTTGAAGATAACGATTTTGAAAAGCGAACTGCAGCTTCTGTTGCTACGACTCTAGATAGCCCCCCAGGGGACGATGGTATGAATACTAACACACAAAATGGTCACAAGGGAAACTACAGCGCTCGTAGCTTGTTGAAGAGTGCAAGCATCAGTGCTTCCAAATGTATCGGTgtcaaagaaaaaagaaacaccGAG GAAGAACCAATTGAAGAAAACAATGAAGAGATTGATGTGTTATCGGAGAAAATTGCTGCCCTCCACGCTTGA
- the LOC130990297 gene encoding mitogen-activated protein kinase 9-like isoform X2 yields MGLLYSLPFASFDAESNLETEFFTEYGEASRYQVQEVIGKGSYGVVGSAIDTHTGERVAIKKINDVFEHVSDATRILREIKLLRLLRHPDIVEIKHIMLPPSRREFRDIYVVFELMESDLHQVIKANDDLTPEHYQFFLYQLLRGLKYTHSANVFHRDLKPKNILANADCKLKICDFGLARVSFNDAPSAIFWTDYVATRWYRAPELCGSFFSKYTPAIDIWSIGCIFAEMLTGRPLFPGKNVVHQLDLMTDLLGTPPPESIARIRNEKARRYLSSMRKKQPVPFSQKFPNSDPLALRLLERLLAFDPKDRPTAEEALSDPYFHGLSNGDREPSTVPISKLEFEFERRKLTKDDVRELIYREILEYHPHMLEEYLRGGEQTSGFMYPSGVDRFKRQFAHLEEHYGKGEKSTPLQRQHASLPRERVPAPKDEVEDNDFEKRTAASVATTLDSPPGDDGMNTNTQNGHKGNYSARSLLKSASISASKCIGVKEKRNTEEEPIEENNEEIDVLSEKIAALHA; encoded by the exons ATGGGGCTTTTATATTCGCTGCCTTTTGCATCTTTTGATGCTGAG AGTAATCTGGAAACCGAATTCTTCACAGAGTATGGGGAGGCAAGTAGGTATCAGGTCCAAGAAGTTATAGGCAAAGGTAGTTATGGCGTTGTAGGTTCTGCAATTGATACTCATACTGGAGAAAGAGTTGCAATAAAAAAGATCAATGATGTCTTTGAGCATGTTTCTGATGCCACGCGAATCCTCAGAGAAATCAAGCTTCTTCGCCTGCTTCGCCATCCTGATATTGTTGAAATCAAGCACATAATGCTTCCTCCTTCTCGGAGAGAATTCCGGGATATCTATGTTGTTTTTGAATTGATGGAGTCTGATCTTCACCAAGTGATTAAAGCGAATGATGACCTAACACCGGAACATTATCAATTTTTCCTCTACCAGCTCCTGCGCGGCTTGAAATACACCCACTCAG CAAATGTGTTCCACCGGGATTTAAAGCCAAAGAACATACTTGCTAATGCTGACTGTAAGTTGAAGATTTGTGATTTTGGTCTGGCACGTGTGTCATTTAATGATGCCCCATCAGCAATATTTTGGACT GATTATGTTGCAACTCGATGGTATCGTGCTCCTGAGTTATGCGGTTCCTTTTTCTCTAAA TATACTCCTGCTATTGATATTTGGAGTATTGGATGCATATTTGCTGAGATGCTCACTGGAAGACCGTTATTCCCCGGGAAAAATGTGGTGCATCAGTTAGACTTAATGACAGATTTGCTTGGAACTCCACCTCCTGAATCTATTGCAAGG ATCAGGAATGAAAAGGCTAGGAGATATCTCAGCAGTATGCGGAAGAAACAACCTGTTCCATTTTCTCAGAAATTCCCCAATTCTGATCCTTTGGCTCTTCGCTTGCTAGAAAGGCTTCTGGCGTTTGATCCTAAAGATAGACCGACTGCTGAAGAA GCGTTGTCTGATCCCTACTTTCATGGGTTGTCAAACGGAGACCGTGAACCATCAACTGTACCTATATCAAAGCTCGAGTTCGAATTCGAGAGGAGGAAACTGACTAAAGATGATGTTAGGGAGCTGATTTATAGAGAG ATTTTGGAGTATCATCCTCATATGCTTGAGGAGTATCTTCGAGGTGGAGAGCAGACTAGTGGCTTCATGTACCCAAG TGGCGTTGATCGGTTCAAGAGACAGTTTGCTCATCTTGAAGAGCACTATGGTAAAGGTGAAAAAAGCACTCCTCTACAGAGACAGCACGCTTCATTGCCTAG AGAGCGCGTCCCTGCACCGAAAGATGAAGTTGAAGATAACGATTTTGAAAAGCGAACTGCAGCTTCTGTTGCTACGACTCTAGATAGCCCCCCAGGGGACGATGGTATGAATACTAACACACAAAATGGTCACAAGGGAAACTACAGCGCTCGTAGCTTGTTGAAGAGTGCAAGCATCAGTGCTTCCAAATGTATCGGTgtcaaagaaaaaagaaacaccGAG GAAGAACCAATTGAAGAAAACAATGAAGAGATTGATGTGTTATCGGAGAAAATTGCTGCCCTCCACGCTTGA